In one window of Gossypium arboreum isolate Shixiya-1 chromosome 4, ASM2569848v2, whole genome shotgun sequence DNA:
- the LOC108460403 gene encoding ABC transporter B family member 20 isoform X1 has protein sequence MMVSRGLFGWSPPHIQPLTPVSEVSEPPESPSPYLDTTAEAAGEAAQVEAEEEMEEEEEIEPPPAAVPFSGLFACADRLDWVLMIVGSLAAAAHGTALVVYLHYFAKIIQVLGLGPQEQGQDRMDEQFERFKELSLTIVYIAAGVFAAGWIEVSCWILTGERQTAVIRSRYVQVLLNQDMSFFDTYGNNGDIVSQVLSDVLLIQSALSEKVGNYIHNMATFFGGLIIGFVNCWQIALITLATGPFIVAAGGISNIFLHRLAENIQDAYAEAASIAEQAVSYVRTLYAFTNETLAKYSYATSLQATLRYGILISLVQGLGLGFTYGLAICSCALQLWVGRFLVTNHKAHGGEIIAALFAVILSGLGLNQAATNFYSFDQGRIAAFRLFEMISRSSSGLNQEGNILASIQGNIEFRNVYFSYLSRPEIPILSGFYLTVPAKKAVALVGRNGSGKSSIIPLMERFYDPTLGEVLLDGENIKNLKLEWLRSQIGLVTQEPALLSLSIKDNIAYGRDATFDQIEEAAKIARAHTFISSLERGYETQVGRAGLALTEEQKIKLSIARAVLLNPTVLLLDEVTGGLDFEAERTVQEALDLLMLGRSTIIIARQLCLIRNVDYIAVMEEGQLVEMGTHDELVALDGLYAELLRCEEAAKLPRRMPVRNYKETSTFQIEKDSSSVHSFQESSSPKFVKSPSLQRVHGIFRPQDGAFNTQESPKAHSPPPEKMLENGLPVDAGDKEPSIRRQDSFERRLPELPKLDVQSAQQQKSNDSDPESPVSPLLTSDPKNERSHSQTFSRPLSYSDDIPIEVKEAKDVHHGEAPSFWRLAQLSFAEWLYAVLGSIGAAIFGSFNPLLAYVIALIVTAYYRRQEHHHLQDEVDRWCLIIACMGIVTVVANFLQHFYFGIMGEKMTERVRRMMFSAMLRNEIGWFDNEENSPDNLSMRLANDATFVRAAFSNRLSIFIQDSAAVIVAILIGMLLHWRLALVAFATLPVLAVSAFAQKLWLAGFSKGIQEMHRKASLVLEDAVRNIYTVVAFCAGNKVMDLYRLQLKKILKQSFFHGMAIGFAFGFSQFLLFACNALLLWYTALSVKRRYIDLPTALKEYMVFSFATFALVEPFGLAPYILKRRKSLTSVFEIIDRVPKIEPDENSALKPPNVYGSIELKNVDFCYPTRPEMLVLSNFSLKVNGGQTVAIVGVSRSGKSTIISLIERFYDPVAGQILLDGRDLKLYNLRWLRNHLGLVQQEPIIFSTTIRENIIYARHNASESEMKEAARIANAHHFISSLPHGYDTHVGMRGVDLTPGQKQRIAIARVVLKNAPILLLDEASSSIESESSRVVQEALDTLIMGNKTTILIAHRAAMMKHVDNIVVLNGGRIVEEGTHDSLLAKNGLYVRLTQPHFGKGLRQHRLV, from the exons ATGATGGTATCAAGAGGTTTATTTGGGTGGTCACCACCCCACATACAACCTTTGACACCAGTCTCGGAGGTTTCGGAGCCGCCGGAATCGCCGTCTCCGTACTTGGATACAACAGCGGAAGCTGCTGGTGAAGCGGCACAGGTGGAGGCGGAGGAAGAGAtggaagaggaagaagagatcgAACCGCCCCCTGCCGCTGTGCCCTTCTCTGGATTGTTTGCCTGTGCTGACAGGCTTGATTGGGTTCTCATGATCGTTGGATCCCTTGCTGCTGCAGCTCATGGGACTGCTCTTGTTGTTTACTTACATTATTTTGCGAAGATCATTCAGGTTCTTGGACTTGGGCCACAAGAACAAGGGCAAGACAGAATGGATGAGCAGTTTGAGAGGTTCAAAGAG CTTTCTTTAACTATTGTTTATATTGCTGCGGGTGTTTTCGCTGCTGGCTGGATAG AGGTTTCATGCTGGATTCTGACGGGAGAGCGACAGACTGCTGTTATTAGGTCAAGATATGTTCAAGTATTATTGAACCAAGATATGAGCTTTTTTGATACTTATGGAAATAATGGAGACATAGTGAGCCAAGTCTTGAGTGATGTGCTGCTCATCCAGTCTGCTCTTAGTGAAAAA GTTGGGAATTACATTCATAACATGGCTACATTTTTCGGTGGTCTAATTATTGGTTTTGTCAACTGTTGGCAAATTGCGCTCATAACTCTGGCTACTGGTCCGTTCATTGTTGCTGCTGGAGGCATATCCAATATATTTCTTCACAGGCTTGCTGAGAATATTCAAGATGCTTATGCTGAGGCAGCTAGCATTGCTGAACag GCAGTCTCTTATGTCAGGACCTTGTATGCATTTACAAATGAAACTTTAGCCAAATATTCTTATGCAACCTCATTACAAGCCACTTTGAGATATGGTATATTGATTAGTCTTGTGCAAGGGCTTGGGCTTGGATTTACATATGGGCTTGCGATATGTTCTTGTGCCTTACAACTTTGGGTTGGAAGGTTCCTTGTCACAAATCACAAAGCTCATGGTGGCGAAATCATAGCAGCTCTTTTTGCTGTAATTTTAAGTGGCCT TGGGCTGAACCAAGCTGCAACAAATTTCTATTCCTTTGACCAAGGTCGAATTGCTGCTTTTAGACTTTTTGAGATGATTAGCCGTTCATCCTCTGGTTTGAACCAGGAGGGAAACATCCTAGCTTCCATTCAAGGAAATATTGAATTTAGGAATGTGTATTTTAGTTATCTATCTCGACCTGAAATTCCTATACTGAGTGGCTTTTATCTCACTGTACCTGCTAAAAAGGCTGTGGCACTTGTTGGTAGAAATGGCTCTGGGAAAAGCAGTATTATCCCACTCATGGAACGGTTTTATGATCCTACATTAG gGGAAGTTCTTCTAGATGGAGAGAATATTAAAAACCTAAAGCTGGAGTGGCTGAGAAGCCAAATAGGACTTGTTACTCAGGAACCTGCCTTGCTTAGTTTGAGCATAAAAGATAATATTGCTTATGGGCGAGATGCTACATTTGATCAGATTGAAGAAGCTGCAAAAATAGCAAGGGCACATACATTCATTAGTTCACTTGAGAGAGGGTACGAGACACAG GTGGGGAGGGCTGGCTTAGCATTAACGGAAGAACAGAAAATCAAACTTTCTATTGCTAGAGCGGTGCTTTTGAACCCAACAGTCCTTCTGCTTGATGAAGTTACTGGTGGACTTGATTTTGAAGCTGAAAGAACTGTTCAGGAAGCTCTAGATCTACTCATGTTGGGACGTTCAACTATAATAATAGCTCGGCAGCTTTGTCTCATAAGAAATGTTGATTATATAGCTGTGATGGAGGAGGGTCAGCTGGTTGAAATGGGTACACATGATGAGTTAGTAGCCCTTGATGGGTTGTATGCTGAGCTCCTCAGATGTGAGGAGGCTGCAAAACTTCCAAGGAG GATGCCAGTTAGGAATTACAAGGAGACGTCAACATTCCAAATTGAAAAGGATTCTTCATCAGTTCACAGCTTCCAAGAATCTTCATCTCCAAAGTTTGTCAAATCACCTTCTCTCCAAAGAGTTCATGGTATATTTCGGCCCCAAGATGGTGCTTTTAACACACAAGAATCACCTAAAGCTCATAGTCCACCACCAGAGAAGATGCTGGAAAATGGCTTACCAGTGGATGCTGGTGATAAGGAACCATCAATTAGGAGGCAGGATAGTTTTGAAAGGAGACTTCCGGAGTTGCCTAAACTTGATGTTCAGTCTGCCCAGCAGCAGAAATCAAATGATTCGGACCCAGAATCTCCTGTATCACCCCTTCTGACATCTGATCCTAAAAATGAACGTTCGCATTCTCAGACTTTTAGTCGGCCTCTCAGTTACTCTGATGATATCCCAATTGAAGTTAAGGAAGCAAAGGATGTGCATCATGGGGAAGCTCCGTCATTTTGGAGGTTGGCACAGCTTAGTTTTGCGGAGTGGCTCTATGCTGTCTTGGGAAGCATTGGTGCAGCAATCTTTGGCTCTTTCAATCCACTTCTTGCATATGTTATTGCACTGATTGTAACGGCATATTATAGGCGTCAGGAACATCATCATTTACAAGATGAAGTAGACAGGTGGTGTTTGATAATTGCCTGTATGGGTATAGTGACTGTTGTTGCCAACTTCTTGCAACACTTCTACTTTGGAATTATGGGGGAGAAAATGACTGAACGGGTGCGCAGAATGATGTTCTCAG CAATGCTGCGGAATGAAATTGGATGGTTTGATAATGAAGAGAATAGCCCTGATAACTTGTCCATGCGATTGGCAAATGATGCTACATTTGTAAGGGCTGCTTTTAGCAATCGGCTTTCAATATTTATACAGGATAGTGCTGCTGTTATTGTTGCTATACTAATTGGGATGTTGCTACATTGGCGGTTGGCACTTGTGGCATTTGCAACCCTTCCAGTCTTAGCTGTCTCTGCTTTTGCACAG AAATTATGGCTCGCTGGATTTTCAAAGGGAATCCAGGAGATGCATAGGAAGGCATCATTGGTCCTCGAGGATGCAGTGAGGAACATATACACTGTTGTAGCATTTTGTGCTGGTAATAAGGTAATGGACCTCTACAGGCTACAGTTGAAGAAAATATTGAAACAGAGTTTCTTTCATGGAATGGCAATAGGGTTTGCATTTGGCTTTTCACAGTTTCTTCTTTTTGCCTGCAATGCTCTGCTCCTTTGGTACACTGCACTCTCTGTTAAAAGACGCTATATAGATCTGCCTACAGCCCTCAAGGAGTACATGGTTTTCTCTTTTGCAACTTTTGCACTGGTGGAGCCATTTGGATTGGCACCATACATACTTAAAAGGCGGAAATCTCTCACTTCAGTTTTTGAAATTATTGACCGAGTCCCTAAAATTGAGCCAGATGAAAACTCAGCATTGAAGCCACCGAACGTCTACGGAAGCATTGAGCTGAAAAATGTTGATTTCTGCTATCCCACTCGTCCGGAAATGTTGGTATTGAGCAATTTCAGTCTTAAAGTTAATGGGGGACAAACTGTAGCCATTGTTGGAGTTTCAAGATCTGGGAAGAGTACCATAATATCTCTAATAGAGAGGTTTTATGATCCAGTTGCAGGTCAGATTCTACTTGATGGACGGGATTTGAAGCTCTACAATTTGAGGTGGTTGAGGAACCACTTAGGTCTTGTTCAACAGGAGCCAATTATTTTCTCAACTACAATCCGGGAAAACATTATATATGCAAGGCACAACGCTAGCGAATCTGAGATGAAAGAGGCTGCAAGAATAGCTAATGCTCACCATTTTATCAGCAGCTTACCTCATGGTTATGATACACATGTGGGTATGAGGGGTGTGGATTTGACCCCAGGACAGAAACAAAGAATTGCTATTGCTCGAGTGGTGCTGAAGAATGCTCCCATCTTATTATTGGATGAAGCTAGCTCGTCGATCGAATCTGAGTCAAGCCGAGTGGTGCAGGAGGCACTTGACACATTGATAATGGGAAACAAAACAACCATTTTGATAGCCCATAGAGCTGCAATGATGAAGCATGTTGACAACATTGTAGTACTTAACGGTGGTCGAATTGTTGAGGAAGGGACACATGATTCTTTGTTAGCAAAAAATGGCTTGTATGTTCGTTTAACGCAACCTCATTTCGGGAAAGGTTTGCGTCAGCATCGGCTGGTTTAG
- the LOC108460403 gene encoding ABC transporter B family member 20 isoform X2, with protein sequence MSFFDTYGNNGDIVSQVLSDVLLIQSALSEKVGNYIHNMATFFGGLIIGFVNCWQIALITLATGPFIVAAGGISNIFLHRLAENIQDAYAEAASIAEQAVSYVRTLYAFTNETLAKYSYATSLQATLRYGILISLVQGLGLGFTYGLAICSCALQLWVGRFLVTNHKAHGGEIIAALFAVILSGLGLNQAATNFYSFDQGRIAAFRLFEMISRSSSGLNQEGNILASIQGNIEFRNVYFSYLSRPEIPILSGFYLTVPAKKAVALVGRNGSGKSSIIPLMERFYDPTLGEVLLDGENIKNLKLEWLRSQIGLVTQEPALLSLSIKDNIAYGRDATFDQIEEAAKIARAHTFISSLERGYETQVGRAGLALTEEQKIKLSIARAVLLNPTVLLLDEVTGGLDFEAERTVQEALDLLMLGRSTIIIARQLCLIRNVDYIAVMEEGQLVEMGTHDELVALDGLYAELLRCEEAAKLPRRMPVRNYKETSTFQIEKDSSSVHSFQESSSPKFVKSPSLQRVHGIFRPQDGAFNTQESPKAHSPPPEKMLENGLPVDAGDKEPSIRRQDSFERRLPELPKLDVQSAQQQKSNDSDPESPVSPLLTSDPKNERSHSQTFSRPLSYSDDIPIEVKEAKDVHHGEAPSFWRLAQLSFAEWLYAVLGSIGAAIFGSFNPLLAYVIALIVTAYYRRQEHHHLQDEVDRWCLIIACMGIVTVVANFLQHFYFGIMGEKMTERVRRMMFSAMLRNEIGWFDNEENSPDNLSMRLANDATFVRAAFSNRLSIFIQDSAAVIVAILIGMLLHWRLALVAFATLPVLAVSAFAQKLWLAGFSKGIQEMHRKASLVLEDAVRNIYTVVAFCAGNKVMDLYRLQLKKILKQSFFHGMAIGFAFGFSQFLLFACNALLLWYTALSVKRRYIDLPTALKEYMVFSFATFALVEPFGLAPYILKRRKSLTSVFEIIDRVPKIEPDENSALKPPNVYGSIELKNVDFCYPTRPEMLVLSNFSLKVNGGQTVAIVGVSRSGKSTIISLIERFYDPVAGQILLDGRDLKLYNLRWLRNHLGLVQQEPIIFSTTIRENIIYARHNASESEMKEAARIANAHHFISSLPHGYDTHVGMRGVDLTPGQKQRIAIARVVLKNAPILLLDEASSSIESESSRVVQEALDTLIMGNKTTILIAHRAAMMKHVDNIVVLNGGRIVEEGTHDSLLAKNGLYVRLTQPHFGKGLRQHRLV encoded by the exons ATGAGCTTTTTTGATACTTATGGAAATAATGGAGACATAGTGAGCCAAGTCTTGAGTGATGTGCTGCTCATCCAGTCTGCTCTTAGTGAAAAA GTTGGGAATTACATTCATAACATGGCTACATTTTTCGGTGGTCTAATTATTGGTTTTGTCAACTGTTGGCAAATTGCGCTCATAACTCTGGCTACTGGTCCGTTCATTGTTGCTGCTGGAGGCATATCCAATATATTTCTTCACAGGCTTGCTGAGAATATTCAAGATGCTTATGCTGAGGCAGCTAGCATTGCTGAACag GCAGTCTCTTATGTCAGGACCTTGTATGCATTTACAAATGAAACTTTAGCCAAATATTCTTATGCAACCTCATTACAAGCCACTTTGAGATATGGTATATTGATTAGTCTTGTGCAAGGGCTTGGGCTTGGATTTACATATGGGCTTGCGATATGTTCTTGTGCCTTACAACTTTGGGTTGGAAGGTTCCTTGTCACAAATCACAAAGCTCATGGTGGCGAAATCATAGCAGCTCTTTTTGCTGTAATTTTAAGTGGCCT TGGGCTGAACCAAGCTGCAACAAATTTCTATTCCTTTGACCAAGGTCGAATTGCTGCTTTTAGACTTTTTGAGATGATTAGCCGTTCATCCTCTGGTTTGAACCAGGAGGGAAACATCCTAGCTTCCATTCAAGGAAATATTGAATTTAGGAATGTGTATTTTAGTTATCTATCTCGACCTGAAATTCCTATACTGAGTGGCTTTTATCTCACTGTACCTGCTAAAAAGGCTGTGGCACTTGTTGGTAGAAATGGCTCTGGGAAAAGCAGTATTATCCCACTCATGGAACGGTTTTATGATCCTACATTAG gGGAAGTTCTTCTAGATGGAGAGAATATTAAAAACCTAAAGCTGGAGTGGCTGAGAAGCCAAATAGGACTTGTTACTCAGGAACCTGCCTTGCTTAGTTTGAGCATAAAAGATAATATTGCTTATGGGCGAGATGCTACATTTGATCAGATTGAAGAAGCTGCAAAAATAGCAAGGGCACATACATTCATTAGTTCACTTGAGAGAGGGTACGAGACACAG GTGGGGAGGGCTGGCTTAGCATTAACGGAAGAACAGAAAATCAAACTTTCTATTGCTAGAGCGGTGCTTTTGAACCCAACAGTCCTTCTGCTTGATGAAGTTACTGGTGGACTTGATTTTGAAGCTGAAAGAACTGTTCAGGAAGCTCTAGATCTACTCATGTTGGGACGTTCAACTATAATAATAGCTCGGCAGCTTTGTCTCATAAGAAATGTTGATTATATAGCTGTGATGGAGGAGGGTCAGCTGGTTGAAATGGGTACACATGATGAGTTAGTAGCCCTTGATGGGTTGTATGCTGAGCTCCTCAGATGTGAGGAGGCTGCAAAACTTCCAAGGAG GATGCCAGTTAGGAATTACAAGGAGACGTCAACATTCCAAATTGAAAAGGATTCTTCATCAGTTCACAGCTTCCAAGAATCTTCATCTCCAAAGTTTGTCAAATCACCTTCTCTCCAAAGAGTTCATGGTATATTTCGGCCCCAAGATGGTGCTTTTAACACACAAGAATCACCTAAAGCTCATAGTCCACCACCAGAGAAGATGCTGGAAAATGGCTTACCAGTGGATGCTGGTGATAAGGAACCATCAATTAGGAGGCAGGATAGTTTTGAAAGGAGACTTCCGGAGTTGCCTAAACTTGATGTTCAGTCTGCCCAGCAGCAGAAATCAAATGATTCGGACCCAGAATCTCCTGTATCACCCCTTCTGACATCTGATCCTAAAAATGAACGTTCGCATTCTCAGACTTTTAGTCGGCCTCTCAGTTACTCTGATGATATCCCAATTGAAGTTAAGGAAGCAAAGGATGTGCATCATGGGGAAGCTCCGTCATTTTGGAGGTTGGCACAGCTTAGTTTTGCGGAGTGGCTCTATGCTGTCTTGGGAAGCATTGGTGCAGCAATCTTTGGCTCTTTCAATCCACTTCTTGCATATGTTATTGCACTGATTGTAACGGCATATTATAGGCGTCAGGAACATCATCATTTACAAGATGAAGTAGACAGGTGGTGTTTGATAATTGCCTGTATGGGTATAGTGACTGTTGTTGCCAACTTCTTGCAACACTTCTACTTTGGAATTATGGGGGAGAAAATGACTGAACGGGTGCGCAGAATGATGTTCTCAG CAATGCTGCGGAATGAAATTGGATGGTTTGATAATGAAGAGAATAGCCCTGATAACTTGTCCATGCGATTGGCAAATGATGCTACATTTGTAAGGGCTGCTTTTAGCAATCGGCTTTCAATATTTATACAGGATAGTGCTGCTGTTATTGTTGCTATACTAATTGGGATGTTGCTACATTGGCGGTTGGCACTTGTGGCATTTGCAACCCTTCCAGTCTTAGCTGTCTCTGCTTTTGCACAG AAATTATGGCTCGCTGGATTTTCAAAGGGAATCCAGGAGATGCATAGGAAGGCATCATTGGTCCTCGAGGATGCAGTGAGGAACATATACACTGTTGTAGCATTTTGTGCTGGTAATAAGGTAATGGACCTCTACAGGCTACAGTTGAAGAAAATATTGAAACAGAGTTTCTTTCATGGAATGGCAATAGGGTTTGCATTTGGCTTTTCACAGTTTCTTCTTTTTGCCTGCAATGCTCTGCTCCTTTGGTACACTGCACTCTCTGTTAAAAGACGCTATATAGATCTGCCTACAGCCCTCAAGGAGTACATGGTTTTCTCTTTTGCAACTTTTGCACTGGTGGAGCCATTTGGATTGGCACCATACATACTTAAAAGGCGGAAATCTCTCACTTCAGTTTTTGAAATTATTGACCGAGTCCCTAAAATTGAGCCAGATGAAAACTCAGCATTGAAGCCACCGAACGTCTACGGAAGCATTGAGCTGAAAAATGTTGATTTCTGCTATCCCACTCGTCCGGAAATGTTGGTATTGAGCAATTTCAGTCTTAAAGTTAATGGGGGACAAACTGTAGCCATTGTTGGAGTTTCAAGATCTGGGAAGAGTACCATAATATCTCTAATAGAGAGGTTTTATGATCCAGTTGCAGGTCAGATTCTACTTGATGGACGGGATTTGAAGCTCTACAATTTGAGGTGGTTGAGGAACCACTTAGGTCTTGTTCAACAGGAGCCAATTATTTTCTCAACTACAATCCGGGAAAACATTATATATGCAAGGCACAACGCTAGCGAATCTGAGATGAAAGAGGCTGCAAGAATAGCTAATGCTCACCATTTTATCAGCAGCTTACCTCATGGTTATGATACACATGTGGGTATGAGGGGTGTGGATTTGACCCCAGGACAGAAACAAAGAATTGCTATTGCTCGAGTGGTGCTGAAGAATGCTCCCATCTTATTATTGGATGAAGCTAGCTCGTCGATCGAATCTGAGTCAAGCCGAGTGGTGCAGGAGGCACTTGACACATTGATAATGGGAAACAAAACAACCATTTTGATAGCCCATAGAGCTGCAATGATGAAGCATGTTGACAACATTGTAGTACTTAACGGTGGTCGAATTGTTGAGGAAGGGACACATGATTCTTTGTTAGCAAAAAATGGCTTGTATGTTCGTTTAACGCAACCTCATTTCGGGAAAGGTTTGCGTCAGCATCGGCTGGTTTAG
- the LOC108460404 gene encoding photosynthetic NDH subunit of lumenal location 1, chloroplastic, producing MAVAIAMNSVSLNWVPPSFTKKANYVTHSTELAPPSAFSSQNSLTYTKETISNEENNCKRRLLLLGVGAITANLLPANSLLAEEIPQNYRAFVDIPDGYSYYYPSDWREFDFRGHDSAFKDRFLQLQNVRVRFIPTDKQDIHELGPIEEVVYNLVNHVYAAPNQMVNILDMQERTSEGKNYYTFEYELTSPNYASASFATIAIGNGRYYTLVVGALERRWRRLRNKLKVVADSFKVLDI from the exons ATGGCAGTGGCAATCGCGATGAATTCAGTTTCATTGAACTGGGTTCCACCTTCCTTTACAAAGAAG GCAAATTATGTGACACACTCCACCGAGCTAGCCCCACCTTCTGCTTTTTCTTCGCAAAACTCACTCACGTACACCAAAGAAACCATTTCCAATGAAGAAA ACAATTGCAAGAGAAGACTGTTGCTGTTGGGTGTTGGAGCTATTACAGCTAATTTACTCCCTGCAAATTCCCTTCTTGCAGAAG AGATACCACAAAACTATCGAGCTTTCGTTGACATTCCAGATGGGTATTCTTATTACTACCCATCAGATTGGAGG GAATTTGATTTTAGGGGACATGATTCAGCATTCAAAGACAGGTTTCTTCAACTGCAAAATGTAAGGGTGAGATTCATACCAACTGATAAGCAAGACATCCATGAGTTGGGGCCAATAGAAGAG GTTGTTTACAATTTGGTGAATCATGTTTATGCTGCTCCAAATCAAATGGTCAATATACTTGATATGCAAGAG AGAACAAGTGAAGGGAAAAACTATTATACCTTTGAATATGAACTCACCTCTCCAAACTATGCTAGTGCTTCCTTTGCAACAATAGCTATTGGAAATG GGAGATATTACACACTGGTTGTTGGAGCCCTTGAAAGACGGTGGAGAAGGCTTCGAAACAAGCTGAAAGTGGTGGCCGACTCCTTCAAGGTGCTTGACATCTGA